The following proteins are encoded in a genomic region of Deltaproteobacteria bacterium:
- a CDS encoding alpha-2-macroglobulin, protein MKIATRIVAFAIVAWASASAFAKPLYITVPRSYGTQESAAVDVAFEGREPVELRVLQPDPLEPFILAQSNLRRAYEQPTTIANPGRYAAKGVNAIREPGTFLMNALGAEWRTSIGGFPKRTPSAESKPVSKLEEGPEKLVNLPEGMKLIHREWLNLDLGGDVKDFNVPGFTAFFGGEGGYQERRVNLAPLPAGLYVLQVVQGKVEGQVVLSVTDLKVQAKQSDGEILVRVAGPDMKPVSGAQVQMYLGAAKGPSGATDAHGELHLKTNEPRVLLTARANNDLAVVDTDFYSTLAIVPDAFIYADRPIYRPGDKVGFRGVVRQPDSFLARLFTPKNRSVSVDLLTADNRTVTTKASVDEFGCFHGTLDVPKDLDTGVLRLDATLDGRHENAELRVQEYVKPTFYVELVGDQETVQPGGSISLHVRGRRYAGGAAKNTAYEYFLYRSLLDAPAWVDDSGLGAKGSNVTYGTEASKEGGLSAPERLFSSLEARGTNGEDPWQSAAKLDDNGEADIKIDVPALKPGDERRAWKYTVTVRARDDQGTFANVARTLFLSPTEVLGAIVPSAKVLKQGSDAQLSIRSTTLSGKASPSIAGKLDLVLRDADEHERTLSSETFTTDDQGIWRGKLPTTNVGSLIARVTLTDKNGHPWTGEESALVLGEKGEAVARVANLTLQALGGALEPGQTAELAALFPQSWGADGRNEGPVWITLSGSGIYSTQLVNVSGTTLVQRFPIEERFGSAVYASIAYPTSSGRWEERTTSFRIVPRTRTLNVLVQPMRAEATPLGEQSIDLTVTDSRGRGVQAAVSVGVVDKAVYAIQSEFRPGIVDFFYPLSRNNVATFQSAEFQGYGYGEVLARKLGLLPHTEFAAIKPPTHKPNEKERDTAFWDPDVRTDADGHARITFTLPSNQTLWTVTAVAADASGRFGEGTGEFASRGAVNLVASLPQFLRAGDAATGSLRVAVNQGNVSYKLNVSGAGAAQINAAVADVSLTSGSEKVFPFELKAGSDGKADVSFLLQGKEPLRDVKHLPVRPATIEETVSAVAWKGGDLDLKLPPGAVVMSSELTLQPTTVEVALTNVEDLLEYPYGCLEQLTSSTVPNIALYRTLEKSGALAQLDPQSRALLAEAQSRAAQGVQRILNLEVKGGGFTWFNGYSQPDPALTMIALDGLSYAVEAGIVPREDVRIRESTEWLAKQDVPPSLEPTRAYVLARLNGAREAPRARALVDKLQPGDTYALAMAVLAAEESGVANEPDYKAKVATLVGEAQRALLSNAVYTPHADFFWSYPLRDIGMTAILTHAASYGSLDVAQARARIVQLLANGRDLSTFDRSTAILHSLWLIERDAKELKAMPPVTADAAGTAVELEPRGLGLAGKLAPTVTHVHVGNFEGVASIKARVRTPLASVTADANGMSLERTYFALRNGALAPIKAGDSIAQGEDVYVELTLNAHDGDAAKSFRSAYYVVDDPVPAGFTPLIDDKTYRGPPMNLPLAHEALKRRSLSPEHATFFFEEPTWWSDTPRHIGYVMRAQFPGTFNAPPATVQDMYAQAVHGRTAAATLTIAPSAAQ, encoded by the coding sequence ATGAAGATCGCGACTCGAATCGTTGCGTTCGCAATCGTTGCATGGGCAAGCGCTTCTGCCTTCGCCAAGCCGCTCTACATCACCGTGCCGCGCAGCTATGGCACGCAGGAGTCGGCGGCCGTCGACGTGGCCTTCGAGGGCCGCGAGCCGGTGGAGCTGCGCGTGCTCCAGCCGGATCCGCTCGAGCCGTTCATCCTCGCGCAGAGCAACCTGCGCCGCGCCTACGAGCAGCCGACCACCATCGCCAACCCGGGTCGCTACGCGGCCAAGGGCGTGAACGCCATCCGCGAGCCGGGCACGTTCCTGATGAACGCGCTCGGCGCCGAGTGGCGCACGTCGATTGGCGGCTTCCCCAAGCGCACGCCGAGCGCGGAGTCGAAGCCCGTGTCCAAGCTCGAGGAGGGCCCCGAGAAGCTCGTGAACCTGCCCGAGGGCATGAAGCTCATCCACCGCGAGTGGCTCAACCTCGACCTTGGCGGCGATGTGAAGGACTTCAACGTCCCCGGGTTCACCGCGTTCTTCGGCGGCGAGGGCGGCTACCAGGAGCGCCGCGTGAACCTCGCGCCGCTGCCCGCGGGCCTGTACGTGCTGCAGGTCGTGCAGGGCAAGGTCGAGGGCCAGGTCGTGCTCTCCGTGACCGACTTGAAGGTGCAGGCCAAGCAGTCCGACGGCGAGATCCTGGTCCGCGTCGCCGGCCCGGACATGAAGCCCGTGAGCGGCGCGCAGGTGCAGATGTACCTGGGCGCGGCGAAGGGCCCGAGCGGCGCCACCGACGCGCACGGCGAGCTGCACCTCAAGACCAACGAGCCGCGCGTGCTCCTCACCGCGCGCGCGAACAACGACCTCGCCGTCGTCGACACCGACTTCTACTCCACGCTCGCGATCGTGCCCGACGCGTTCATCTACGCGGACCGGCCCATCTATCGCCCCGGCGACAAGGTCGGCTTCCGAGGCGTGGTGCGCCAGCCGGACTCGTTCCTCGCGCGCTTGTTCACGCCGAAGAATCGCAGCGTGAGCGTCGACCTCCTCACCGCAGATAACCGAACAGTTACAACCAAGGCGAGCGTCGATGAGTTCGGTTGCTTCCACGGCACGCTCGACGTGCCCAAGGACCTCGACACCGGCGTGCTCCGACTCGACGCTACGCTCGATGGCCGGCACGAGAACGCCGAGCTGCGCGTGCAGGAGTACGTGAAGCCCACGTTCTATGTGGAGCTGGTGGGCGATCAGGAGACGGTGCAGCCCGGCGGGAGCATCTCCCTGCACGTCCGCGGGCGGCGCTACGCCGGCGGCGCGGCCAAGAACACCGCGTACGAGTACTTCCTCTATCGCTCGCTGCTCGACGCGCCGGCGTGGGTCGATGACTCCGGGCTCGGCGCCAAGGGCAGCAACGTGACGTACGGCACCGAGGCGTCGAAGGAAGGTGGCCTGTCCGCGCCCGAGCGGCTCTTCTCCTCGCTCGAGGCGCGCGGCACGAACGGCGAAGACCCGTGGCAGAGCGCGGCCAAGCTCGACGACAACGGCGAGGCGGACATCAAGATCGACGTGCCCGCGCTCAAGCCCGGCGACGAGCGGCGCGCGTGGAAGTACACGGTCACCGTCCGCGCGCGTGACGACCAGGGCACCTTCGCCAACGTCGCGCGCACGCTCTTCCTCTCGCCGACCGAGGTGCTCGGCGCGATCGTCCCGAGCGCGAAGGTGCTCAAGCAGGGCTCCGACGCGCAGCTCTCGATCCGCTCGACCACGCTGTCCGGCAAGGCCTCGCCGAGCATCGCGGGCAAGCTCGACCTCGTGCTGCGCGACGCCGACGAGCACGAGCGCACGCTCAGCAGCGAGACCTTCACCACCGATGACCAGGGCATCTGGCGCGGCAAGCTGCCAACGACGAACGTCGGCTCGCTCATCGCTCGCGTCACGCTCACCGACAAGAACGGCCACCCGTGGACCGGCGAAGAGAGCGCGCTCGTGCTCGGCGAGAAGGGCGAGGCCGTGGCGCGCGTGGCAAATCTCACATTGCAGGCACTCGGCGGCGCGCTCGAACCTGGCCAGACCGCAGAGCTCGCGGCGCTCTTTCCGCAGAGCTGGGGTGCCGACGGCCGCAACGAGGGCCCGGTGTGGATCACGCTCTCCGGCAGCGGCATCTACTCCACGCAACTCGTGAACGTGAGCGGCACCACGCTCGTGCAGCGATTCCCGATCGAAGAGCGCTTCGGCAGCGCTGTCTACGCGTCGATCGCGTACCCGACGAGCAGCGGCCGCTGGGAAGAGCGGACCACGTCGTTCCGAATCGTGCCGCGCACACGCACGCTCAACGTCCTCGTGCAGCCGATGCGCGCCGAGGCCACGCCGCTCGGCGAGCAGTCGATCGATCTCACCGTCACCGACTCGCGCGGACGCGGCGTGCAAGCGGCTGTGTCGGTGGGCGTCGTGGACAAGGCCGTGTACGCGATCCAGAGCGAGTTCCGCCCGGGCATCGTCGACTTCTTCTATCCGCTCAGCCGCAACAACGTCGCCACCTTCCAGAGCGCGGAGTTTCAGGGCTACGGCTACGGTGAGGTCCTCGCGCGCAAGCTCGGGCTGCTGCCGCACACCGAGTTCGCGGCCATCAAGCCGCCCACGCACAAGCCCAACGAGAAGGAGCGCGACACCGCGTTCTGGGATCCCGACGTGCGCACCGACGCCGATGGCCACGCGCGCATCACCTTCACCCTGCCCTCCAATCAGACGCTGTGGACGGTGACCGCTGTCGCCGCCGACGCGTCGGGCCGCTTCGGCGAGGGCACGGGCGAGTTCGCGAGCCGCGGCGCGGTAAATCTCGTCGCCTCGCTGCCCCAGTTCCTCCGCGCGGGCGACGCTGCGACCGGCAGCCTGCGCGTGGCGGTGAACCAGGGCAACGTGAGCTACAAGCTCAACGTGTCGGGTGCGGGCGCGGCGCAGATCAACGCAGCCGTCGCGGACGTCTCGCTCACGAGCGGCTCGGAGAAGGTCTTTCCCTTCGAGCTCAAGGCCGGCAGCGACGGCAAAGCGGACGTCTCGTTCCTCTTGCAGGGCAAGGAGCCGCTGCGCGACGTGAAGCACCTGCCCGTGCGGCCCGCGACGATCGAAGAGACGGTGAGCGCCGTGGCCTGGAAGGGCGGCGATCTGGATCTCAAGCTGCCGCCGGGCGCCGTGGTGATGTCGAGCGAGCTCACGCTGCAGCCGACGACGGTCGAGGTCGCGCTGACCAATGTCGAAGACCTGCTCGAGTATCCATATGGCTGCCTGGAGCAGCTGACGTCGAGCACCGTCCCGAACATCGCGCTGTACCGCACGCTCGAGAAGTCGGGCGCGCTCGCGCAACTCGACCCGCAGAGCCGCGCGCTGCTTGCCGAGGCGCAGAGCCGCGCCGCCCAAGGGGTCCAGCGAATTCTTAACCTGGAGGTTAAGGGCGGCGGCTTCACCTGGTTCAACGGCTACTCGCAGCCGGATCCCGCGCTGACCATGATCGCGCTCGATGGGCTGAGCTACGCCGTCGAGGCGGGCATCGTCCCACGCGAAGACGTGCGCATCCGCGAGTCGACCGAGTGGCTCGCGAAGCAGGACGTGCCGCCCTCGCTCGAGCCCACGCGCGCGTACGTGCTCGCGCGGCTCAATGGCGCGAGGGAGGCGCCGCGGGCCCGCGCGCTGGTCGACAAGCTGCAGCCCGGCGACACCTACGCGCTCGCGATGGCGGTGCTCGCGGCCGAAGAGAGCGGCGTCGCCAACGAGCCCGACTACAAGGCCAAGGTGGCAACGCTCGTGGGCGAAGCGCAGCGGGCGCTGCTCTCCAACGCCGTCTACACGCCGCACGCGGACTTCTTCTGGAGCTACCCGCTGCGCGACATCGGCATGACCGCCATCCTCACGCACGCGGCGTCGTACGGCTCGCTCGATGTGGCCCAGGCCCGCGCGCGCATCGTGCAACTGCTCGCCAATGGCCGCGACCTGTCCACGTTCGATCGCTCGACGGCGATCCTGCACAGCCTCTGGCTCATCGAGCGCGACGCGAAGGAGCTCAAGGCCATGCCGCCGGTCACTGCCGATGCCGCGGGCACGGCGGTCGAGCTGGAGCCGCGCGGGCTCGGGCTCGCGGGCAAGCTCGCGCCCACGGTGACGCATGTCCATGTTGGAAACTTCGAAGGCGTCGCGTCGATCAAGGCGCGGGTGCGCACGCCGCTCGCGTCGGTGACCGCAGACGCAAACGGCATGTCGCTCGAGCGCACCTACTTCGCGCTGCGCAATGGCGCGCTCGCGCCGATCAAGGCCGGCGACTCGATTGCCCAGGGCGAGGACGTGTACGTGGAGCTGACGTTGAACGCGCACGACGGCGACGCCGCGAAGTCGTTCCGCTCGGCGTACTACGTGGTCGACGATCCGGTGCCCGCGGGCTTCACGCCGCTCATCGATGACAAGACCTATCGCGGACCGCCCATGAACCTGCCGCTCGCGCACGAGGCGCTCAAGCGGCGCTCGCTCTCGCCGGAGCACGCCACGTTCTTCTTCGAAGAGCCCACGTGGTGGAGCGACACGCCGCGGCACATCGGCTACGTCATGCGCGCGCAGTTCCCCGGCACCTTCAACGCGCCGCCCGCGACCGTGCAGGACATGTACGCTCAGGCGGTGCACGGCCGCACCGCCGCGGCGACGCTCACCATCGCCCCGAGCGCGGCGCAGTAG
- a CDS encoding MCP four helix bundle domain-containing protein, with protein MLERPKREQQTRRWILGAFLAAIVATFLATNAVAVLGMRRLQQGNRLIVEDALKSIELVSRVALDIDRARLFVDDHILEKDRSKMLDDERRLADVNADYAATARAYEPIAHFAGEHEAWERLQDEVTKLQAPLGVVVERSRQNDDQGAFIGMDALNDRFDAIDRDVGTLIAINRDEAQRQVVEVTARQRTEQLYLALTTLLGLCVSVLLVTRVSRLISRRESEIWKLAEALEERNRELDSFAGRVAHDLRGPLTAVSLASARLAEQAREDGAAVILKRGVSRMELLINDLLMLSRIGGEVRDNVCELDAVAEAVVEEQAPALVAQGGALRTALAPAWVRCTEGLLRQVLWNLVDNAVKYRRPDVPPEVALEGRVVGRVYELRVVDNGMGMSPEDARRAFEPFFRAERSRELVGTGLGLAIVKRVVEAHGGEVTLESKLGVGSAFVIRLRLANTGPRPEAPEPAPRPVSHDA; from the coding sequence ATGCTGGAGCGGCCCAAGCGCGAGCAGCAGACCAGGCGTTGGATCCTGGGCGCTTTCCTCGCCGCGATCGTGGCGACCTTCCTGGCCACGAACGCGGTCGCCGTGCTCGGGATGAGGCGGTTGCAGCAGGGCAACCGCCTCATCGTCGAGGACGCGCTCAAGAGCATCGAGCTCGTCTCCCGCGTGGCCCTCGACATCGACCGGGCGCGGCTCTTCGTCGACGACCACATCCTGGAGAAGGACCGCTCCAAGATGCTGGATGACGAGCGGCGGCTGGCCGACGTGAACGCGGACTATGCCGCCACCGCGCGCGCGTACGAGCCCATCGCCCACTTCGCCGGCGAGCACGAGGCCTGGGAGCGACTTCAAGACGAGGTGACGAAGCTCCAGGCGCCGCTGGGGGTCGTGGTCGAGCGCTCGCGTCAGAACGACGATCAGGGCGCGTTCATCGGCATGGACGCGCTCAACGACCGGTTCGACGCCATCGACCGCGACGTCGGCACGCTCATCGCCATCAACCGCGACGAGGCCCAGCGCCAGGTGGTGGAGGTGACGGCGCGGCAGCGCACGGAGCAGCTCTACCTGGCGCTCACCACGCTCCTGGGCCTCTGCGTCTCGGTGCTGCTCGTGACCCGCGTGAGCCGGCTCATCTCCCGGCGCGAGTCGGAGATCTGGAAGCTCGCCGAGGCCCTCGAGGAGCGAAACCGCGAGCTCGACTCGTTCGCCGGCCGGGTGGCGCACGACCTGCGCGGGCCGCTCACCGCAGTGAGCCTGGCGTCGGCGCGGCTCGCCGAGCAGGCGCGGGAGGATGGCGCGGCGGTGATCCTCAAGCGCGGCGTCTCGCGCATGGAGCTGCTCATCAACGACCTGCTCATGCTCTCGCGCATCGGCGGCGAGGTGCGCGACAACGTCTGCGAGCTCGACGCGGTGGCGGAGGCCGTGGTCGAAGAGCAGGCGCCCGCGCTCGTGGCCCAGGGTGGCGCGCTCCGCACCGCGCTCGCGCCCGCGTGGGTGCGCTGCACCGAGGGGCTCTTGCGACAGGTGCTCTGGAACCTCGTGGACAACGCCGTGAAGTATCGGCGCCCGGACGTGCCGCCCGAGGTCGCGCTGGAGGGCCGCGTGGTGGGGCGGGTCTACGAGCTGCGCGTGGTGGACAACGGCATGGGCATGAGCCCGGAGGACGCGCGCCGCGCCTTCGAGCCGTTCTTCCGCGCCGAGCGCAGCCGCGAGCTGGTGGGCACCGGCCTCGGGCTGGCCATCGTGAAGCGCGTGGTGGAGGCCCACGGCGGCGAGGTGACGCTTGAGTCCAAGCTGGGCGTGGGATCGGCGTTCGTCATCCGCTTGCGATTGGCCAACACCGGGCCAAGGCCGGAAGCACCCGAGCCGGCGCCGCGGCCCGTGTCGCACGACGCCTAA
- a CDS encoding DUF1175 family protein, translated as MRALPLLLLALGAPPANPALVRQAIAAHALAQVDHFDPAWTPEQRDCAGFVRFVYREAWKQLEPARATPLWRDRFGKPSDFADAENLLAGNFALLGRGAEARAQVQTGDLVAFRQGEPGAEVFHLMLVVHDRDPAHGAMVLYHPGEPGAALRGGSLTSLAVNAPLEWRPVPENPAFLGFYRLKEWAHEPH; from the coding sequence ATGCGCGCCCTGCCCTTGCTGCTTCTGGCGCTCGGCGCCCCGCCGGCGAACCCTGCGCTCGTGCGACAGGCCATCGCTGCCCACGCGCTCGCGCAGGTGGATCACTTCGATCCCGCGTGGACGCCCGAGCAGCGCGACTGCGCGGGCTTCGTGCGCTTCGTCTATCGCGAGGCGTGGAAGCAGCTCGAGCCCGCGCGCGCGACGCCGCTCTGGCGCGATCGCTTCGGCAAGCCGAGCGACTTCGCCGACGCGGAGAACCTGCTCGCCGGCAACTTCGCGCTGCTGGGCCGCGGGGCCGAGGCTCGCGCGCAGGTGCAGACCGGCGATCTCGTCGCGTTTCGCCAGGGCGAGCCGGGCGCCGAGGTCTTTCACCTCATGCTCGTGGTGCACGACCGCGATCCCGCGCACGGCGCGATGGTGCTCTACCACCCGGGCGAGCCCGGCGCGGCGCTGCGCGGCGGCAGCCTGACTTCACTGGCAGTGAATGCGCCGCTCGAGTGGCGCCCGGTGCCGGAGAACCCGGCCTTCCTCGGCTTCTATCGACTCAAGGAGTGGGCGCATGAACCCCACTGA
- a CDS encoding DUF2135 domain-containing protein, with protein MLHVVLTLALAVQPPPTERQVGVPIGQGTRAPTVTLTSPPGGWTVGRMLTVAGECSDKTVDPIVVSINGDRYLMRTADGKFSRAFPAASGKNVVTVSATNKGGTGSAQATSYAQIPPVGMKAVLTSDTDGVYTDLHIYEPTDASTKADGTIDVTKMYHVYWANTSSPSGGTFYLNEQGGDFDQPAYGPYLYVHRAPPKGVFLVATNYWPSGDKAHTLATLNVTLFEGTPQEVKRRVQIPLATRGTTRVLAWVNVLDGEHGQIYVPSQDPAPTAGWPKNLDDAAAAVQKGESSVGDYGMGD; from the coding sequence GTGCTCCACGTCGTGCTCACGCTCGCGCTGGCGGTCCAACCGCCGCCCACCGAGAGGCAGGTGGGCGTGCCCATCGGCCAGGGCACGAGGGCGCCCACCGTCACCCTCACCTCGCCGCCCGGCGGCTGGACCGTGGGCCGCATGCTCACTGTCGCCGGCGAGTGCAGCGACAAGACCGTCGATCCCATCGTCGTGTCCATCAACGGCGACCGCTACCTGATGCGCACCGCCGACGGGAAGTTCTCGCGCGCGTTCCCCGCCGCCTCGGGCAAGAACGTCGTCACCGTGAGCGCCACCAACAAGGGCGGCACCGGCAGCGCCCAGGCCACCAGCTACGCGCAGATCCCACCAGTCGGAATGAAGGCCGTGCTTACCAGCGACACCGACGGCGTCTACACCGACCTCCACATCTACGAGCCCACCGACGCGAGCACCAAGGCCGATGGCACCATCGATGTAACCAAAATGTATCATGTGTACTGGGCCAACACCTCGAGCCCGTCGGGCGGCACCTTCTATTTGAACGAGCAAGGCGGTGACTTCGACCAGCCGGCGTACGGCCCGTACCTCTACGTCCACCGCGCGCCGCCCAAGGGCGTGTTCCTGGTGGCCACCAACTACTGGCCCAGCGGCGACAAGGCGCACACGCTCGCCACGCTGAACGTCACGCTCTTCGAGGGCACGCCGCAGGAGGTGAAGCGGCGCGTGCAGATCCCCCTGGCGACGCGCGGCACCACGCGCGTGCTCGCGTGGGTCAACGTCCTCGACGGCGAGCACGGCCAGATCTACGTGCCCAGCCAAGACCCCGCGCCCACCGCCGGTTGGCCCAAGAACCTCGACGACGCCGCGGCCGCCGTGCAGAAGGGCGAGAGCTCCGTCGGCGATTACGGGATGGGCGACTGA